In the Sandaracinus amylolyticus genome, GCGCTGGTGCGTCACCCGTGGATCGCGAGCGCGAGACCGGCCGCGCGCGCGGTGCCGATCGTCGCGCCCGACGAGCGCGGGGTGATCGTCGAGGGGACGATCGACCTGGTGCGCGAGGACGCGGGCACGCTGATGGTGGTGCGCATCGTGATGAGCGAGGGCGACCCCAGCGAGGCCCAGCGCGCCGAGGCGACGATCCTCGCCGATGCGCTGCGCGGGACGACGAAGCGCACCGTGCGTGCGGCGCTCCTGGTGGTGTGAGGGTCGAACGCCAGCGCTTCGGCGAGAGGCGCGGGGTGGTGGGGGCGTCGGCTTGGTAGAAGTCGCCCAAGCCCTCGTGCCACGACGTGATGACGATGCTGGGCGTCTCGCAGGGCGACAACATCGACCGCGGGACCGTGCAGCCGTATTGACGGCACGAGGGCGCTCCACGACGCAGCCATCGTGGGCACCCTCGTCCTCGCGGCGCGATTCAGCGCGTTCGACCGATCAGGCCGCCGCCGCCGCCGAGCGGATCGAGCACCGTACTGATCACGCGCTGAGGCCGGCGGACCGGATATCTCTCTCGCGCGACCCGCAAGAGATCGTGGAAGTCGCGCGAGCCCGGGGCGATTCTGCGTAGCGCGACCGGCTCACGCGCCGCCACGGCCTCGGGGATCGGGATGCTCGGTCGATCGGTGCGCGGCGCCGCGAGCGAGAGCAGCGGCTCGACGTCGTTCGCCTCGCGCACTCGCGCGCCGAGGTCCGGCGGGTTGGCGGCGCAGAAGCGGCGCACGATCGTCTTCAGGATCGACGTGTGATCGAGCACGTTGTCGAACGCGCGGCGCCGCTCGACCCACGGCGAGATCACGAAGCCCGGGACCCGCGGGCCGTACTCGTCGACGCCGCACACGTCGACGGCGGCCGGCGGTTTCACGTGGTCGTAGAACCCGCCGTGCTCGTCGTAGGTGAGCAAGAACAGCGTCTTGTCCCACTTCGGCCCGCGCATCAGCGCGTCGACGACTCGGCCGACGAAGCGCTGTCCGTTCCGCACGTCCGCCGGAGGATGGTCGTCGTTGCCCGGAGGAACGTCGATGTAGTCGGGATCGAGGAACGCGACCGAGGGCAGCGTGCCGGCCGCGACGTCCTCGAAGAAGCGGGTCGCCGGCAGCACGTTCTCGACGTCGCCGAGGAAGTTGTGGAAGAGGCGCAGGAAACAATAGCCGTGCTCGTAATATCTCCAGCTCACGCCTCGCGACTTCAGATGATCGAAGATGGTCTTCGCGAGCACCGGCGCGAATAGATCGAGATCGGGATTGTCGTACTCGAATCGCCCGAACGAGTCGCGATTGAGGCGTCCGGTGACCGTGTAGAACCGATTCGGCCAGGTCGGCCCGGGATGCGCGGAGAACCAGCGGTTGCAGACCGCGAACTCCTCCGCGAGGAGGGAGTACACCGGGAGCTGAGCACCGGTGTGATATCCCATCACCGATCCCAAATCCGCCCCGCGCGACTCGTATCGATGGGCGAAGTCGGCGACGAAACCGCCCATGTCGCCCTGCACCTGATTCAGCACGCAGTCGAAGTCGTGACAGGGACTGTGCTCGAACGTCGTCGACGCGAGCGGCGCGGGCGTGTAGACGCGCGACTTGTACACGTTGCGCTCGTCGCCGCGATATCCGTCGATGTCTGCGCGGCCGGCGAGGCGCAGGTGGCCGAGCATGTGATCGAAGGATCGATTCTCCATCATCACGACGACGATGTGCTCGATCTTCGAGAGATTGCCCGGGACGAGAGGCGGCTGCGGGGTCTCGGGGAAAGGATCGACGAGCGTGCCGACCGCGGGCTCGACATAGGTGATCACGATGTCGGTGCCGTCGAGGCCCACGTCGCGCACGTCCCAGAGCCCGCCGATCAGCCAGCGCGTGAGGACCTTCGACATCGTGTGCTGGAGATCGATCGCGAGCAGCGCCTCGGTTCCCTTGCTCTCCAGCGTCTCTTTGACCTTCTGCCGCGCGATTCCGTTCGGCCCGTTGTTGAGCGTCGCCTTCACGTCGGCAGTGACGGTCGGTCGGACACCGACCATCCCCGTTCCCCCGAACGAGGTGCGCACGAGCGCGAATTGCACTCGTAGCTCGAGCTTCTGGAGGTCGACGTCGCCGAAGTTGTTGAGTCGGATCTCGACGCCATCGGTCTCGAACCCGAGCTCCACGGTGATCGCCGCGGTCTCGAGCGAGCTCGACCCCGGACGATTGACGATGATGGCGTCGATCTCGATCGAGTTGGAGTTGAGGTCGTGGATCGATATGTCGGGATTGAAGGGGCCGGGAAGGTCAGCCTCCAGGTGCCCGAGGTCTTTGACGAGTGGCGGAATCCCGTGGAGCTCGGCGAGATCACGCGCGATCGTCACGCGGAGCTCGTGCCCGTGCACCCGCAGCTGCACGAGCGGGTCGCGCCGGTCGTTCACGAATTCGTCGAACTTGCGGCGGAAGAACGCGAGCGGGAGGCGGCGCGAGAGAATCGATCGCTGGCTCGTATAGCGGACCTCGATCACGCACTCACGCTCACGCGCGCTCCCGTTCTTCACCCGCACCGAGTAGTTCGACGCGAGCTCGGGCACTGCGTAGGTCATGGACCCGTGCCCGGTCGCGACGACGGTCGCGCCCCGTACGATCTCGACGTCGAGCTCGATCTCGCGGACGACGGGCTCCGGCTCGACGTAGTCGTCTCCTGGCCTCGGGCGCGGGCGCGGGCGCGGGCGTGGCGGCGTCTCCTCGACGACGGCAAATGCCCGCACTGTGAGCGGCCCCGGCGCGACCGGCGGCAACGCGAACGACTCGCCGCCCCGCGGGCCGATCGGGCCCCCGAGGGTCGTGGTCAACACGGCGTAACTCGGCATGAATGTCTCCTCCGAGTACGCGGGTAACATACGAGGGAGCTTTGCCGACAGTCTCCGGGGCGGGACGGGAGCAGCTCGGATCAGAGCGCGCAGCGCGAGAAGGTCGGGGTCTGCCGACACCGTCGTGCTCTGCTCCGCGCACGCGACCGTCAGCGCACGCCGCCCGGCCGGGTCTGCGCCATCGCTCCAAGAGCCTCGAGGCGAACGCGCCGTGGCCCGACCACCGGGTCACGTCGGATGTCACCCGACACGCTTCCGTGATTGCGTCACAGATCGCATCGCACCCGCGCGATCCGTAGGGCTTCCCGCGGACTCGCAACGCGGCGGTGATACGCCGCCCTTCGCGTGCGTACCTACGTGTCCCCTCCCATGCGCTCCTTCGCCCGCGCTTTGCGCGTGTGCGCGCGGTGCGCGTCGTGCGTGTGGGGGAGGGCGCGCGCGGGGCTCACGTATCGAAACGACGATGCCTCGCCACCTGCTCACCGCGCTCGCACTCGTCGTGTCGTTCTCCGCGTTCACCGGCGTCGCGCGCGCCGACATCACGATCTATCGCGACGGCTCGCGCTGGGCGGTGATCGAGGACGACGGCGACGTGTACGTGAACGGCTCGCGCGCCGGCGTGATCGAGGACGACGGCGACGTGTACGTGAACGGCTCGCGCGTCGGGCTGGTCGAGAGCGACGGCGACATCTACCGCGACGGCTCGCGCATCGGGCAGATCGAGAGCGACGGCGATCTCTACGTGAACGGCTCGCGCGTCGGACAGATCGAGAACGACGGCGACATCTACCGCAACGGATCGCGGTGGGGTCAGGCGCAGGGCTGCTGTGTGAGCGCGAGCACCTACCAGCGCGTGGCCGCGGTCCTGCTCATGTTCTCGAGCGGCTTCTGAGCGAGAGCGCGTTCCGAGGCCGAGACCGAGACCGAGGCCGAGTCCGAGTCCGACGAGCCGATGCGAACGATCGTCGCCTCGGCCCGGACGGTCCCTCGGCGCGCTCAGGTGCCGCAGCGCTGACGCATTCGCCAGATCATCGCGAGCACGCGATCGAGATCCCGATCGATCTCTTCGCACACCGCGTCATCGAGGTGTCGATACAGGCGCGCGAATCGCAGCGCGCGACGCAGCTCGCTCGCGCTGCCTGCTGCAGTCTCGAGACGCAGTCGTCGATTGCCGCGCGTGTTGTGTCGCTGCTCTCCGAGATTGAGCAGCAGACTCCCTGCTGCGCGCTCGATCTGATCGGCGAGCCATCGGCTTCGCGTCCTCAGCCGCTCGGCATTCTCGCCCAGTCGCGCGACCGCGCGTTCGGCCACCACCTCGACGTCCAGCACACCATCGTTCCCGCTCATTCTCGCCCTCCTCGCTGGCTCTCTCCGGAGCACGCACCGCGAGGGCGAAGCCCGGTGCTCCGGAGAGAGACGGCGGGGAGGAAAGGGTCCCATTCGCGCGCTCTCTCCGAGCCGCGCACCTTCCGCCGACGAAGCGCGCACCGCTCGTGACGCCCGTAGTCCGGCGGCGCGAGCGATGCGCGCCGGCGGCGCATCCGAGCCCTCACTCACGCGCTTCGAGGACTCGGACTCGGACTCGGCCTCGGCCTCGGCCTCGGACTCGGTCCTCCGTGCTAGCGTCCTTCGCGGTGCTGCAGTTCCTGCGTCACGTCGAGATGCTCTGGGACACCGTTCCCGATCGCGGCGCGTATCCCTTCGCCATCCCGGCGATCGCGAAGCTCGAGCGGCTCGAGCTGCACCCCGAGGTGACGTTCTTCGTGGGCGAGAACGGCTCGGGCAAGTCCACGCTGCTCGAGGCGATCGCGATCAAGGCGGGCTTCAACCCCGAGGGCGGCACCAAGAATTTCACCGGCGCGTTCCGGCCCAGCGAGTCCGAGCTCCACGCGCACCTGCGCCTCGCGCGCGGCGCGACGCGCGAAGAGCGTGGCTTCTTCCTGCGCGCCGAGACGATGTTCAACGTCGCGACCCAGGCCGAGTCCTATTGGGCGTCGCGCTCGCTGCACGAGATGTCGCACGGCGAGTCGTTCCTCTGGGTCGCGATGAACCGCTTCGGACGTCGCGGCCTCTATCTGCTCGACGAGCCCGAGTCCGCGCTCTCACCAACTCGACAGCTCAGCTTCTTGGCGCGCATGAGGCAGCTCGTGCACGCGGGATCGCAGTTCGTGATCTCCACGCACTCGCCGATCCTCCTCGCGTATCCCGGCGCGCGCATCGTCCAGCTCGGCGCCGACGGGATCGACCTCGTGCGCTACGAAGAGACCGAGCACTACGCGGTCACGCGGCACTTCCTCCAGGACCCTGCCGCGAGCCTCGAGCGCTTGTTCCGCGACATCGAGGAGGAGGACTGATGCGACACCGAGACGGGAGCGCGGGCGACGCGGACTACGGGCGCATCGGGATCGGATACGCGTCGCATCGCCGCCCCGATCCACGCATCGCGGCGTGCATCCTCGACGCGCTCGGCGACGCGAGGACGGTGCTCAACGTCGGTGCGGGCGCGGGCTCCTACGAGCCGCGCGATCGCGACGTGACCGCGGTCGAGCCCTCGGCCTCGATGCGGGCCCAGCGCCCCGCCGATCTCCCCGCCGCGATCGACGGGACCGCGGAGTCGCTGCCCTTCGACGACGACACGTTCGACGCGAGCATGGCGACGTTCACCGTCCACCAGTGGAGCGATCTGAGCGCCGGGCTCGCCGAGATGCGGCGCGTCACCCGCGGCCCGGTGCTCGTGCTGAGCTGCGATCCCACCGCGCTCGATCGCTTCTGGCTCGCGCGCTACGCGCCCGAGGTGATCGCGACCGAGGCCCGTCGTTATCCCGCGATCGACATGCTGGTGCACCTGCTCGGCGCCTGCGACGTGATCTCGGTGCCGATCCCGCTCGACTGCACCGACGGATTCGGCGAGGCGTTCTACGGGCGCCCCGAGCGCCTTCTCGATCCCGAGGTGCGGCGCGCCCAGTCGGCGTGGAGCTTCGTCGAGCCCGCCGCGATCGAGCGCGCGACGCGCGAGCTCGCGCACGATCTCGAGCACGGCATCTGGGACGCGCGCTACGGCGCGCTGCGCACCGCGCCGACGTTCGACGGCTCGCTGCGGCTCGTCGTCGCGCGATCAGGTCAGCGCGATCAGTGACTCCAGCGCGTCCACGTCGAGCGCCCCGATCGGCGCGCCCTCGGTGATCACCGCGCCCGCGAGCTTGCGCTTGTCGTCGTGCATCGCGAGCACGCGCTCCTCGATCGTGCCCTGCGCGACGAGCCGCACGATCGTGATCGGTCGCTCCTGACCGATGCGGTGCGCGCGATCGCTCGCCTGATCTTCGGCGGCGGGGTTCCACCAGGGATCGAGGTGCACGACGTAGTCGGCCGCGGTGAGGTTGAGCCCGGTGCCGCCCGCCTTGAGCGAGATCAGGAAGACGCTCGCCTCGCCGCGCTGGAACCGATCGACGCGCCGCGTGCGCTCGCCCGCGGGGGTCGCGCCGTCGAGGTAGAGCGTCGAGATCTCCGCCGCATCGAGCGCCCGCTGCACCAGCGCGAGGTGCCGCGTGAACTGGCTGAACACCAGCACGCGATGCCCGCGGGGCACGATGTCGCGCAGCAGCTCCACCAGCGCGTGCAGCTTCGACGACTCGAGCCGCTCGTCCTCCACGACGAGCTGGGGATGACACGCGAGCTGGCGCAGCCGGGTGATCTCCGCGAGCACCCGCACCGTGCGCTCGCTGCGATCACGCTTGGCGAGGGCGCGCCGCGCCTGCTGCACCGCCCCGTCGTAGAGCGTGCGCTCCGCGGGCGAGAGCTCGACCATGTGCAGCACCTCGGTGCGCGAGGGCAGCTCCTTCGCGACCTCGCGCTTGGTGCGCCGCAGGATGAACGGCGCGATCAGCGCCCGCAGCGTCGCCGCGCGCTCTTCGTTGCCATATCGCTGGATCGGCACCGCGAAGCGCCCTCGGAAGCGCGCCCACGTCCCCAGCAGGCCGGGCGCGATCAGCGAGAACAGGCTCCACAGATCGCCGAGCTGGTTCTCGATCGGCGTGCCCGAGAGCGCGACCCGGAACGCCGCGTCGATGCTCGCGACCGCGCGCGCCCGCTGGGTGCGCGCGTTCTTGATCATCTGGGCCTCGTCGATCACCTGGGTGGCGAAGCTGCGCTCGGCGAACCGCTGCTCGTCGCGCAGCAGGAGATCGTACGAAGTGAGCACCACGTCGCCGGGGCCCATCGACGGGTCGTCGCGATCCGTCCTCACCCGCAGCGAAGGCGCGAACCGCGCGAGCTCGCGCGCCCAGTTGTCGACCACCGAGGTCGGCGCGATCACCAGCGCCGGTCCGAGCGACGCGCGCGCCTCGAGCAGCGCGATCGCCTGCACCGTCTTGCCGAGCCCCATGTCGTCGGCGAGGCACACCCCGGGCGCCCACGCGCTGCGCGCGATCAGCCAGGCCACGCCCTCGCGCTGGTATTCGCGCAGCCGCACCTGCCACGCGGGACCGAGCTCCACCTCCGCGTCGCTCGAGCGCGCGCGCTCCATCCACGCGCCCGTGATCTCGTCCGCGGGCTTCGTCCACGCGCCGACCTCGCGATCCCAGTACGGCGAGGCCGCGCTCGGGATCCGCACCTCGCCCGACGACTCGATCGTGCACAGCTGCGCGCGCTGGAGCCGCTCGAAGAGATCGCGCTCGATCTCGACGTGATCGTTCCCGCTCACCCGCACGAAGCGCTCGCCCCGGCGCGCCGCATCGAGCACCCGCGACACCGCGAGCTCGGCGCCCAGCACCACGATGCGCACCCGCCCTTCGACCGTGAGCCACGAGCCCTTCTTGCGCAGCTGCAGATCGAGATCGCTCGCCCGCACGCTCGCGCTCACCTGGGGGATGCGTCCTCGCTCCGCCCACTCGATCTCGAGCACGCCGCCGAGGCGCGATGCGCGCGAGAGCACCTCGAGCGCGTCCTGGGTCGCCCCGATGCGCCACGAGAACGGCTCGAGCCGCATGTGGCGCGCGAGCCCGAGCGCCTCGCTCACCCGATCCGCGACCTCGCGCTCCCACGCGAGATCGCGACGCGCGTGCACGTGCACCGCGTCCTCGAGGCCGTGCACGATCGCGGGCCCCTGACCCGGCGGCCAGGGCGGCGCCATCGGGAGCGCGCGCGCCGCGATCGTCACGTCGATGCCCTCGTCGAAGCTCGGCACCACGCGCAACGAGAGCGTGCGCGGCGCCTCGCGCGCGCTGCCCCGCACCACGTCGGGCGCCGAGACGCGCGCGACCTGCTCGATCGACGCGACCCACGGCGCGAGCGCGGGATAACTCTCGGGCGGGAGCACCCCGCGGAACGTCGCGAGCGCGGCGAGCAGCCGCCGCAGCGGCGCGGTGAGCGCGGTGAACCACAACGTGCCGCTCGCGCGCTCCTCGTGGAAGAGCAGCGTCGTGTCGCGCTGTCGCTCGCCCGCCGCGACCACCGCGCCCGCGAGCCGCACCTTCGGCACCACCCCGCCCGGCAGCTCGTCGAGCACCACCTCGACCTGCCGCTCGACCAACCGCAGCGCGCCTTCTGCGAGCACGTGCGGATGCTCGGCGAGCACCCGCAGCAGCGCGACGTCGGCGCCCACCAGCTGCGCGCGGAGCGTGCGCGTCGCGAGCGTCATCACGTCGAGCACCCGGCGATCACGATCGGTGCACACGCCGCTGCGCGACGCCTCGAGCGGCGAGAGCAGGCGTCCCGCGGTCCATCCGCCGTCGGGCTGGGCGCGCTGCGCGATCACCCCGACCAACACTCGCTCGCCCTCCACGCGCACCCGGAACGCGAGGCGCTCGCCCGCGCTCGACGGGCTGGTGATCGCAGGCTCCACCACCGCGTCGAGGAAGCGCCGCCACGAGGGCACCGCGACCAGATCGCGCATCGTGGCGTGCAGTCGATCCTGCTCGTCGAGGCACGCATCGAGCAGGCGCGCCGCGAGCGCGCGCACGTGGATGCAGCCCCCGCGCTTGCACTGCTCGCACTCGCCCTCGATCGCGCGCTGCTCGTGCCCGGCGAGCCGCAGCCGCACCGCGATCGGCGCCGCCGCGCCGACGATCGCGCCCCGCGCGACCCCGCTCTCGTCGTCGACGCTCACCGGACGCGCCGGCAGGAAGCGCACCGCGTGCAGCGCGAGCAGCTCGGTCCCTGCGACGCACGCCCGCAGTCGCTCGCCGAGCGTGCGCAGCGGGCCCTCGGGCAGGGCCCGCGACCACAACGCGGTGCGCGCCGCGAACGCCGCGTGGGACGCCGCCTCGCGCATCAGGTGATCGCGCGCCGCGTCCTGCACCCGGTGCGTCGCGAGCAGGCTCTCGCGCTCGCTCGTCACCCGTCCGATCGCACACGCGAGCAGCGACGCGCGCCGCGGGATCACGTCCTCGTCGTCGACCAACACCTCGCGCGCCGGGCGGCTCAGCTCGCCGAGCAGCTCGTACTGGCGCGCCCACACCAGGATCGCGTCGACGTCGCGCGGCAGGGGCGGCACCCGGGTCAGACGCGCAGGATCGTCGGCGCCTCGCGGTCCCGCGCCGAGCCAGCGACGGATCTGCGCGCGCAGCAGATCCTCCTCGCGCGACGTCGCGCTCTCCGACACCCATCGCTCGAGCCGCTCCTCGTCGAGCAGATCGCGCAGCGAGCTCGCATCGCCCGCTTCGTGGATCGCGCGCAGCAGATCGTGCGCGTCGTCGTCGTCGACCCGCGCGCGCAATCCGTCGAGCGGCGCATCGAGCAGCGCGGGATCGGCGCAGGCGAGCAGCTGCGACGCGAGCTCGGAGAGCGACGAGGTCACGACACCGTGAGGATCACGCTGCCGGTGGTCGCGCGCGACTCGAGCGCGCGGTGCGCCTCGGCCGCGTCCTCCAGCGCGAACGTCGTGGTCGGTGCGGCGCCGATCGCGCCGCGCGCGATGCGATCGAAGAGCGCCTTCGCGCTCGCGAGCAGCTCGGCGCGCGACGCGACGTACGCGTTGAGCGAGGGCCGCGTCACGTAGAGCGAGCCCTTCGCGCTGAGCACGAGCAGGTCGAGGGGATCGGGCTTGCCCGACGCGTTGCCGAACGACACCAGCAGCCCGCGCGGCGCGAGGCAGTCGAGCGATCGCATGATCGTGGTGCGGCCCACCGAGTCGTACACCACCGGCACCCCCGCGCCGCCGGTGATCTCGCGGGTGCGCGCGACGAAGTCCTCGCGGGTGTAGACGATCGTGTGGGCGCATCCGTTCGCGCGCGCCTGCTCCGCCTTCTCGTCGCTGCCCACGGTGCCGATCACGATCGCGCCGAGATCGGCGAGCCACTGCGACGCGATGGTGCCCACACCGCCCGCCGCCGCGTGCCACAGCACCGTCTGTCCGCGCTGCACCGCGAACGTGCGCTGCACCAGGTACTCGACGGTCATGCCCTTGAGCATCGAGGCCGCCGCGACCTCGTCGGAGATCGCGTCGGGCAGCGGGATCAGTCGATCGGCGGGCACCAGGCGACGCTCGCAGTACGTGCCGACCGGGCCCGACGCGAAGCCCACTCGATCGCCGACGCGCACGTCGGTCACGCCGGGCCCGATCGCCTCGACGACGCCCGCTGCCTCGCTCCCGATCGTGGCGGGCAGCGGCATCGGGTAGAGCCCGCTGCGATGATAGGTGTCGATGAAATTGACGCCGATCGCGGTGTGGCGGACCCGCGCCTGACCGGGGCCCGGCTCGCCGACGTCGATCGTCTCGAGACGCAACACCTCGGGCCCGCCGGGAGTGTGGATTCGGATCGTGCGGCTCTTCATCGCCGTGCGAATGGTAGAGGATCGCCTCGCTGGCAACCCGCGCTCCGGCGCGCATAGGGATCCGAGTGTCCTTCTCTCGTCACCGCTCTCTCCGCACTGCCGCCGTGCTCGTGATCGCGCTCGCTCTCGGGTGCGGCACGCGCGACGACGAGCAGGCTGCGCTGCCCACCGCCGATCGTCCTCCTCCCGCGTCCACGACGCATGCGGAGCGACGTGATCCCGACGTCGGGCGCGTCGATCCCGAAGCGTCCGAGCCGCTGCTCGACGAGCTCGGCATCGCGCCGACGCCCGAGGAGGAAGCCGCCGCCGAGGCGATGCCGGGACCGCTCGCGCCGCGCGCGGCGCCGCCTCGTGGGTGCGCGCTGCAGTCGGAGGCCCCGATGCGCCTGCTCACGGCAGGAGGACCGCCCTCGATCGTCGCGCTCGACGACGGTGCGTTCCTGGTCGCGGCGTACGATCAGCAGGCGCTGGTCGTGGTGCGGGCGCGACCGGGCGCGCTGCCCGAGCCGATCGCGTCGATCCCGATCGAAGGCGCGCCGCCGCGCGAGGCCGCGCCCGGCATGGCCCGCACCGGGCCGCAGGAGGTCACGCTCGCGTTCGTCGACGGGCGCGGGCGCGTGCTGAGCGCGACGCTCGATCCGACGTTGCCCGCGAGCGCACCGAGCGCGCACGAGCTCGCGAGCGCGGGGGCCGATCCTCGCTTCCCGCCCGCGGTGCGCGCGGTGGGGACGCGGCGCGCGATCGCGTGGACCGATGGATCGGCGACGCCGATGCACCTCAAGCTCGCGGTGCTCGAGTCGGGGCGCGTGGTCGCGACCCACGACGTCACGCCGGTCGCGGGGGGCGGCGCCGCGCCCGCGTTCGTCGACGGAGTGGGCGACACGATGTTGCTGTTCCTCGATCCGCGGGTCGGGATCTCGGTGGCACATCGGGTGGTGCTCGGGCCCGACGGCGCGCCGAGCCCGACCGAGGTCGCGCGGCCGCTCAACCTCGCGGCGGAGCCCCCGGCGATCGCGGCGGCGCGCTCGAACGTCAGCGGGCGCACCTGGCTCGCGTATGCGGCGGTGGGCAACCTCGCGACGCGCGCGGTGGGCCTGGTCGACGCGGCGGGCACCGAGATGCCCTCGCCGCTGGTGCCGGGCGTCGGGTACGGCGATCCGCTGACCATCGCGGCGGCGTCGAGCGGGCGCACGGTGGTGTTCGCGGCGGAGGCGCCGACCGCGGCGGCGCGCGAGGCCCCGCACGAGATCCGGATGCGGGTGGTCGACGAGCGCGGGGCCGGCGATCCGATGGTGATCCCGGGCCCGGCGACCGATCCCGCGCTGGCGCGGGGCGACGACGCGCTGATCGCGGTGGCGTACCGGGGCGGCGGCGCGGTGATGGTGCAGTTCGCGCGTTGTGCGGAGTGACCGCGCCCGTCGGGCGGCGGCGCAGACCCCGGTGCGTCGCGCCGAGCGCGGTGCGGCGACGCGGTGCAGGGCGCCGCGTCGTCGCCGGTGACGGTCGAGCGCGCCGCGCGGCGCTCGGAGCGTGGCCCGAGAGCGGCCCCGAGAGTCGTTCCGGGACGCTGACACGCTCCCTCGAGCGCTCTCGGGGCGCAGTCCGGATCTCGGTCGAGCCCCCCGGGACGCTCGGAGAGCTCGTTCTTGGTCCCGGACGCGCTCGCTCGAGGGCTCTGGCGGGGCTCTCCGGGTCCCGGACACGCCTGGCCGAGCGCTCTGGGGGAAGATTCCGGATCTCCGACGTGCCTCCCCGAGCGCTCGGACCTTCGCGGGCGTGCTCCGGAATCGCGCTCCAGGACGCTCGGAGGGACGATTCCGGCTCCCGACGTATCGATCGTGGGCCGTGTGGAGGTCGTCGGCGCCTCTCGGACGAGCTCGCCGGGCCGCGCGGTGGGCGCCGGCGCGGCCCCGATCACGCGCCCTCGTCGCCCCACGGCCGCGCGAACGCATGACCGCACAGCGCCGACGAGGGCACGACCCGGTGCAGCGCGGGCACGTCGTGGCGGTGGTCGGCGGCCGCGCGCTCCAGCGCCATCGAGACGAGCGCCTCACCGCGCGACCACGCATCGCCGCGGGGGATCGCCTCGAGGTCGAGCTCGCGGACTCGCTCTCGCAGCCCGGGCAGCCGCGCGTGGTAGGGCGACCAGCAGTCGGGCGCGACGGCCTGGGCGCTCCACGCGAAGACCCCGCGCGCGTCGCGCACCACGACGCCGAGGGTGCCCGCGGTGAGCCCCGGCGCGCGCACCACCGCGACGCTGCCGTCGATCACGACGTCGCGCTCGAGGGGCTCGAAGCGCGCCTCGGCGACCCGCGCCCGCACGTCGCGCACGAGGTGGGCGCGCTCGAGATCGTCGGGCACCGCGGCGCTCGCGAGCTCGGTCGCGCTCACGATCCAGCGGGCGCGGGGGAGCACGCTCTCGCGCGGTCCCTCCATGCCGTCGCCGTGTGCGGTGCCGACCAGCGCGCGCAGGTCCTGGCCGCGCAGGTGGGTGAGGATCGCGACGTCGATGGTGTCGGCCTCGACCCCGATCGACGCGAGCGCGGCGCCCACGCTGCGGCCGTGGGCGAGCGCGCGCTCGCTGCGGCGAGGGTGCGCGTCGGCGAGCCAGGTGCCCCACGGGGTGCGGGCCCACGCGCCGGGCTCGACCGGATCGACGACCACGCGCGCGCCGCTCGCGAGCTCGAGGAAGAGCATGCGTCGCTCGAGCTCCATCCACCGCACCGGCGCGCGCAGCGATCCATCGAGCGCGACCTCGGCGCGCACCGGCGCACGATCGAGCACGAGCACCTCGACGCGGCGTGCTGGAGGCGCAGCGCGCAGTCGCTCGCCGAGCGCCTCGCCGGCGAGCCGCATCGCGCGGAGGCGCGCCCCCGCGGGCACGCTCGCGCGCGCCGCGTCGAGCTCGGTGAGCGTGTCGATCATCCGCGCTTC is a window encoding:
- a CDS encoding quinone oxidoreductase family protein, which codes for MKSRTIRIHTPGGPEVLRLETIDVGEPGPGQARVRHTAIGVNFIDTYHRSGLYPMPLPATIGSEAAGVVEAIGPGVTDVRVGDRVGFASGPVGTYCERRLVPADRLIPLPDAISDEVAAASMLKGMTVEYLVQRTFAVQRGQTVLWHAAAGGVGTIASQWLADLGAIVIGTVGSDEKAEQARANGCAHTIVYTREDFVARTREITGGAGVPVVYDSVGRTTIMRSLDCLAPRGLLVSFGNASGKPDPLDLLVLSAKGSLYVTRPSLNAYVASRAELLASAKALFDRIARGAIGAAPTTTFALEDAAEAHRALESRATTGSVILTVS
- a CDS encoding DEAD/DEAH box helicase; translated protein: MTSSLSELASQLLACADPALLDAPLDGLRARVDDDDAHDLLRAIHEAGDASSLRDLLDEERLERWVSESATSREEDLLRAQIRRWLGAGPRGADDPARLTRVPPLPRDVDAILVWARQYELLGELSRPAREVLVDDEDVIPRRASLLACAIGRVTSERESLLATHRVQDAARDHLMREAASHAAFAARTALWSRALPEGPLRTLGERLRACVAGTELLALHAVRFLPARPVSVDDESGVARGAIVGAAAPIAVRLRLAGHEQRAIEGECEQCKRGGCIHVRALAARLLDACLDEQDRLHATMRDLVAVPSWRRFLDAVVEPAITSPSSAGERLAFRVRVEGERVLVGVIAQRAQPDGGWTAGRLLSPLEASRSGVCTDRDRRVLDVMTLATRTLRAQLVGADVALLRVLAEHPHVLAEGALRLVERQVEVVLDELPGGVVPKVRLAGAVVAAGERQRDTTLLFHEERASGTLWFTALTAPLRRLLAALATFRGVLPPESYPALAPWVASIEQVARVSAPDVVRGSAREAPRTLSLRVVPSFDEGIDVTIAARALPMAPPWPPGQGPAIVHGLEDAVHVHARRDLAWEREVADRVSEALGLARHMRLEPFSWRIGATQDALEVLSRASRLGGVLEIEWAERGRIPQVSASVRASDLDLQLRKKGSWLTVEGRVRIVVLGAELAVSRVLDAARRGERFVRVSGNDHVEIERDLFERLQRAQLCTIESSGEVRIPSAASPYWDREVGAWTKPADEITGAWMERARSSDAEVELGPAWQVRLREYQREGVAWLIARSAWAPGVCLADDMGLGKTVQAIALLEARASLGPALVIAPTSVVDNWARELARFAPSLRVRTDRDDPSMGPGDVVLTSYDLLLRDEQRFAERSFATQVIDEAQMIKNARTQRARAVASIDAAFRVALSGTPIENQLGDLWSLFSLIAPGLLGTWARFRGRFAVPIQRYGNEERAATLRALIAPFILRRTKREVAKELPSRTEVLHMVELSPAERTLYDGAVQQARRALAKRDRSERTVRVLAEITRLRQLACHPQLVVEDERLESSKLHALVELLRDIVPRGHRVLVFSQFTRHLALVQRALDAAEISTLYLDGATPAGERTRRVDRFQRGEASVFLISLKAGGTGLNLTAADYVVHLDPWWNPAAEDQASDRAHRIGQERPITIVRLVAQGTIEERVLAMHDDKRKLAGAVITEGAPIGALDVDALESLIALT